The Agromyces mariniharenae sequence GTCGACGCGGCATCCGGTGCCCTCGTGTCGGTCGGCGTCAACGTGGTGCTCGCCTCGGGCCTCAGCTCGCTGCACGCCGAGGTCATGGCGCTGAGCCTCGCGCAGCAGCGGCTCGGACGCTGGGATCTCGGGGCCGACGACGCCGACCTCGAACTCGTCGTCAACTGGCGGCCGTGCGTCATGTGCTACGGCGCGACGATGTGGTCGGGCGTACGATCGCTGCTCATCGCCGGTGAGGGTTCGGAGGTCGACGAGCTCACCGGGTTCGACGAGGGGCCGATGCCCGACGACTGGATCGGGGAGTTCGAGCGGCGCGGCATCCGCGTGTCGGTCGGCGAGGGGCACGACGATGCGATCGAGGTGTTCCGCGCGTTCGGCGCTTCGGACGCCGTCGTCTACAACGCGCGCGGGGCCGGCGGGGTCTAGTCAGGCTGCCGCACGCCGCAGCGAGGGCGGGATCGGGTGCCGATCGACAACGAGGTCTACGACCGCCTCGGGGCGGGATGGTGGGACGAGGACAACCCGCTGAACATGCTGCATGGCAGCTGCACGCCGGGGCGCATGGCGTACTTCCGCGACGTGCTCGCGCGTCGCGGTGTCGACGGCGGGCGGGCGCTCGACATCGGATGCGGCGCCGGCTTCATCACCGAGGAGCTGGCCGGCCTGGGCTTCACGGCGACGGGCATCGATCCGTCGTCGGTCGCCATCGAGACGGCCCGGGTGCACGCGATGCAGGGCGGGCTGGCGATCGAGTACATCGTCGGCGCCGGCGAGGAGCTGCCGTTCCCGGATGCCGCGTTCGACCTCGTCACCTGCTGCGACGTGCTCGAGCACGTGCGCGACCTCGATCGCGTGATCGCCGAAACCGCGCGCGTGCTCCGGCCAGGGGGGCTGTACCTGTTCGACACGATCAACCGCACGCGTCGCAGCAGGCTGCTCGCGATCAGGGCCATGCAGGAGTGGCGCCTCACGCGCATCGTGGACACGTCGATCCACGAGTGGTCGATGTTCATCACGCCGGCGGAGCTCGAGGCGACGCTCGACGGGCACGGGCTGGAGCTCGGAGAAATGGCCGGACTGGCGCCCCGCGCGCCGTGGCCGACCATCGTCGGGGCGCTGCGCGCGGGGCGCCGGGGGCGGATCGGCTACGGGGAGCTCAGCCGGCGGCTCGACTTCGGTCGCGTGGAGTCGCTCGCCCTGTCGTACATGGGCTTCGCCGTTCGCCGCGGATGAGACGACGGAGCCGGGAGCGACTCGTCGAGTGCTCCCGGCTCCGGATCAGGGGTCCGCCCTCGGGCGGCGTCAGGCCTCGGGGTGCGGCCGGCCGTGGTGACCGCGGCCGTGGCCCTTGCCCTTGCCCTTCCGGTCGTCGTGCACGTGCACGTGGACGTGCACGTCCTGGTGGCCGGCGTGACCGTGGTGGCCGGCGTGGCCCGGGTGGCCGCCGAAGCCGGGGCGGGGGCCGAAGCCCGGACGCGGGCCGTAGCCCTGCGCTGCCTCGGGATCGAAGCCGTGCGGGAAGCCGAAGCGACGTCCGAAGCCGTGCCGGTGGCCCCAGCCGTGCCGGCGTCCGCCGCGCTTGCCGCGGGGCATGGGCTGCGACTCGTCCCAGCCGAGCTCGCGGGCCACGGCCTCGAGGGTCCGCAGCGTGGTCGCGAAGTCCTCGGCGGGCACCGCTCCGGCGATGCGCTCGCGCAGGGTGCGCACCTGCTCCTCGAGGCGCGCGAGCGCCTCAC is a genomic window containing:
- a CDS encoding nucleoside deaminase; the protein is MDSVASEFRASLPAWLVEELPALAANGPLETEAERMALANRLADQNWRAGNGGPFAAIVVDAASGALVSVGVNVVLASGLSSLHAEVMALSLAQQRLGRWDLGADDADLELVVNWRPCVMCYGATMWSGVRSLLIAGEGSEVDELTGFDEGPMPDDWIGEFERRGIRVSVGEGHDDAIEVFRAFGASDAVVYNARGAGGV
- the ubiG gene encoding bifunctional 2-polyprenyl-6-hydroxyphenol methylase/3-demethylubiquinol 3-O-methyltransferase UbiG, giving the protein MPIDNEVYDRLGAGWWDEDNPLNMLHGSCTPGRMAYFRDVLARRGVDGGRALDIGCGAGFITEELAGLGFTATGIDPSSVAIETARVHAMQGGLAIEYIVGAGEELPFPDAAFDLVTCCDVLEHVRDLDRVIAETARVLRPGGLYLFDTINRTRRSRLLAIRAMQEWRLTRIVDTSIHEWSMFITPAELEATLDGHGLELGEMAGLAPRAPWPTIVGALRAGRRGRIGYGELSRRLDFGRVESLALSYMGFAVRRG
- a CDS encoding MarR family winged helix-turn-helix transcriptional regulator, which translates into the protein MTTDQINPDQPDRPDEEPTAASAGTDRPFGFWLKVVDRRLAEEMETLFAADGITRRDWRLLNLLADSAMDERLAERLRAKPHALHHLAERGWVEGAPPALTDSGREALARLEEQVRTLRERIAGAVPAEDFATTLRTLEAVARELGWDESQPMPRGKRGGRRHGWGHRHGFGRRFGFPHGFDPEAAQGYGPRPGFGPRPGFGGHPGHAGHHGHAGHQDVHVHVHVHDDRKGKGKGHGRGHHGRPHPEA